One genomic window of Cyprinus carpio isolate SPL01 chromosome A23, ASM1834038v1, whole genome shotgun sequence includes the following:
- the LOC109083396 gene encoding uncharacterized protein LOC109083396 isoform X1, which translates to MAALELHCGREPGSCVWVGDRADLLDSFDSEMQEWEDQLQDMQRKIEELYNEVKARREASESSTNNKNLDITLLNVNSQYSHQANGYHEPHGHPNNSLPFHQCSEIKADPSVMQSLGFHHPSEYCNGSNNYMLNSLSNGSHYPASRHDLERQDATVHILNGYLQQGPHFRRNPGNLGAPNRNPKVYPVKHSYQDSMKTSLVTNRTALCVVLDETDEAENKKNKKSSWGDSQGRHVSWKDPVSSNDLPPKNSATKLAIRQRDSSPVTPFSTYYESSQQPDRKCLLLDRKSGSPSVLRKFGAMLQENEGKTLIEDGLVTIVVSSEPPRQTSTPICQSKFDARRASSHVQKCLADCDVLIADLEQRQESWAAGPSRHLLNGDRDSGRGGCVLEQHGLAYNLSQSQTHLNSGYHKLASMSKAHKASFQSKDLFSDCQMVETILGVGSQNFNKVHRGLGVDMMRLGNDNLEQLLEMMERENNRSQRATFTQQLDNKQVKRVNRESSPAPSSSHFSRPARPANQRRPSRWVKHTHPSKIADTSIPTSPGLNAKQFLNSYFRHTETVIM; encoded by the exons ATGGCTGCATTGGAATTGCACTGTGGGCGGGAGCCTGGGAGTTGTGTGTGGGTTGGAGACAGAGCTGACCTGCTTGACAGTTTTGACTCCGAGATGCAGGAATGGGAAGATCAGCTACAGGACATGCAGAGGAAGATTGAAGAG TTGTATAATGAGGTCAAAGCACGAAGAGAAGCCAGTGAGAGCAgcacaaacaataaaaacctgGACATTACTTTGCTTAATGTCAACTCTCAATATAGCCACCAGGCCAATGGTTATCACGAACCTCATGGTCACCCCAACAACAGCCTCCCATTTCATCAATGCAGTGAAATAAAAGCAGATCCTTCAGTTATGCAAAGCCTTGGGTTTCACCACCCCAGTGAATACTGTAATGGCTCCAACAATTACATGCTTAATTCCCTGAGCAACGGCAGCCATTACCCTGCCAGTCGTCATGATCTTGAAAGGCAAGATGCCACTGTACACATACTCAATGGATACCTCCAACAGGGCCCGCATTTTAGGAGGAACCCAGGGAATCTTGGAGCTCCAAATAGA AACCCCAAGGTATATCCAGTTAAACACAGTTATCAAGACAGCATGAAGACCAGCCTGGTGACAAACAG GACTGCCTTATGTGTGGTTCTGGATGAGACTGATGAGGCTGAgaacaaaaagaacaagaaatCAAGTTGGGGTGACTCCCAAGGCCGCCACGTTAGCTGGAAAGACCCGGTTTCATCAAATGACCTTCCCCCTAAAAATTCAGCTACCAAACTGGCAATCAGGCAGAGAGATTCTTCTCCTGTAACCCCTTTTTCAACTTACTATGAGTCATCACAGCAACCTGACAGGAAGTGCCTCTTGCTCGACAGGAAATCTGGCAGCCCATCAGTGTTGCGTAAGTTTGGTGCCATGTTGCAGGAGAATGAGGGAAAAACCTTGATAGAGGATGGTCTTGTAACCATCGTTGTCTCCTCTGAACCTCCGAGGCAAACCAGCACTCCCATTTGCCAGAGCAAGTTTGACGCTAGGCGGGCATCTTCACACGTCCAGAAATGCCTTGCAGACTGTGATGTACTGATAGCAGATCTGGAGCAGAGACAAGAGTCTTGGGCAGCTGGTCCTTCTAGACACCTCCTCAATGGAGACAGAGACAGTGGGAGGGGTGGTTGTGTTCTTGAACAGCATGGCTTGGCCTATAACTTAAGCCAGTCACAGACTCACCTTAATTCGGGGTATCACAAGTTGGCTTCAATGTCTAAAGCCCACAAAGCGAGCTTCCAGAGTAAGGACCTATTCTCTGACTGCCAGATGGTAGAAACAATTCTGGGAGTAGGATCTCAAAACTTCAATAAGGTACACAGAGGACTTGGTGTTGATATGATGAGACTGGGAAATGACAACTTGGAGCAACTTCTGGAAATGATGGAAAGAGAAAACAACAGAAGTCAGAGGGCCACATTCACCCAGCAACTGGACAACAAGCAGGTGAAGAGG GTCAACCGTGAGTCATCTCCTGCGCCCAGCAGTAGCCATTTTTCTCGTCCTGCTCGACCAGCCAATCAACGCCGTCCATCCAGATGGGTTAAGCATACTCACCCAAGCAAAATCGCAGACACATCCATCCCAACAAGCCCTGGCCTGAATGCCAAACAATTCTTGAATTCATATTTCCGGCACACAGAAACTGTCATCATGTAA
- the LOC109083396 gene encoding uncharacterized protein LOC109083396 isoform X2, whose amino-acid sequence MAALELHCGREPGSCVWVGDRADLLDSFDSEMQEWEDQLQDMQRKIEELYNEVKARREASESSTNNKNLDITLLNVNSQYSHQANGYHEPHGHPNNSLPFHQCSEIKADPSVMQSLGFHHPSEYCNGSNNYMLNSLSNGSHYPASRHDLERQDATVHILNGYLQQGPHFRRNPGNLGAPNRNPKVYPVKHSYQDSMKTSLVTNRTALCVVLDETDEAENKKNKKSSWGDSQGRHVSWKDPVSSNDLPPKNSATKLAIRQRDSSPVTPFSTYYESSQQPDRKCLLLDRKSGSPSVLRKFGAMLQENEGKTLIEDGLVTIVVSSEPPRQTSTPICQSKFDARRASSHVQKCLADCDVLIADLEQRQESWAAGPSRHLLNGDRDSGRGGCVLEQHGLAYNLSQSQTHLNSGYHKLASMSKAHKASFQSKDLFSDCQMVETILGVGSQNFNKVHRGLGVDMMRLGNDNLEQLLEMMERENNRSQRATFTQQLDNKQVNRESSPAPSSSHFSRPARPANQRRPSRWVKHTHPSKIADTSIPTSPGLNAKQFLNSYFRHTETVIM is encoded by the exons ATGGCTGCATTGGAATTGCACTGTGGGCGGGAGCCTGGGAGTTGTGTGTGGGTTGGAGACAGAGCTGACCTGCTTGACAGTTTTGACTCCGAGATGCAGGAATGGGAAGATCAGCTACAGGACATGCAGAGGAAGATTGAAGAG TTGTATAATGAGGTCAAAGCACGAAGAGAAGCCAGTGAGAGCAgcacaaacaataaaaacctgGACATTACTTTGCTTAATGTCAACTCTCAATATAGCCACCAGGCCAATGGTTATCACGAACCTCATGGTCACCCCAACAACAGCCTCCCATTTCATCAATGCAGTGAAATAAAAGCAGATCCTTCAGTTATGCAAAGCCTTGGGTTTCACCACCCCAGTGAATACTGTAATGGCTCCAACAATTACATGCTTAATTCCCTGAGCAACGGCAGCCATTACCCTGCCAGTCGTCATGATCTTGAAAGGCAAGATGCCACTGTACACATACTCAATGGATACCTCCAACAGGGCCCGCATTTTAGGAGGAACCCAGGGAATCTTGGAGCTCCAAATAGA AACCCCAAGGTATATCCAGTTAAACACAGTTATCAAGACAGCATGAAGACCAGCCTGGTGACAAACAG GACTGCCTTATGTGTGGTTCTGGATGAGACTGATGAGGCTGAgaacaaaaagaacaagaaatCAAGTTGGGGTGACTCCCAAGGCCGCCACGTTAGCTGGAAAGACCCGGTTTCATCAAATGACCTTCCCCCTAAAAATTCAGCTACCAAACTGGCAATCAGGCAGAGAGATTCTTCTCCTGTAACCCCTTTTTCAACTTACTATGAGTCATCACAGCAACCTGACAGGAAGTGCCTCTTGCTCGACAGGAAATCTGGCAGCCCATCAGTGTTGCGTAAGTTTGGTGCCATGTTGCAGGAGAATGAGGGAAAAACCTTGATAGAGGATGGTCTTGTAACCATCGTTGTCTCCTCTGAACCTCCGAGGCAAACCAGCACTCCCATTTGCCAGAGCAAGTTTGACGCTAGGCGGGCATCTTCACACGTCCAGAAATGCCTTGCAGACTGTGATGTACTGATAGCAGATCTGGAGCAGAGACAAGAGTCTTGGGCAGCTGGTCCTTCTAGACACCTCCTCAATGGAGACAGAGACAGTGGGAGGGGTGGTTGTGTTCTTGAACAGCATGGCTTGGCCTATAACTTAAGCCAGTCACAGACTCACCTTAATTCGGGGTATCACAAGTTGGCTTCAATGTCTAAAGCCCACAAAGCGAGCTTCCAGAGTAAGGACCTATTCTCTGACTGCCAGATGGTAGAAACAATTCTGGGAGTAGGATCTCAAAACTTCAATAAGGTACACAGAGGACTTGGTGTTGATATGATGAGACTGGGAAATGACAACTTGGAGCAACTTCTGGAAATGATGGAAAGAGAAAACAACAGAAGTCAGAGGGCCACATTCACCCAGCAACTGGACAACAAGCAG GTCAACCGTGAGTCATCTCCTGCGCCCAGCAGTAGCCATTTTTCTCGTCCTGCTCGACCAGCCAATCAACGCCGTCCATCCAGATGGGTTAAGCATACTCACCCAAGCAAAATCGCAGACACATCCATCCCAACAAGCCCTGGCCTGAATGCCAAACAATTCTTGAATTCATATTTCCGGCACACAGAAACTGTCATCATGTAA